One stretch of Jiangella gansuensis DSM 44835 DNA includes these proteins:
- a CDS encoding DegT/DnrJ/EryC1/StrS family aminotransferase, which produces MDVLAIDGGNPIRPADRPLPSATDPAGRTFGPEEEAAAVRVLRSGMLSGVWGSEVPALTTQFAQLVGSPHAVACSSGTAALHLAVAAVDPDPGDEIILPPISDMGTVAPVIAQNAVPVFADVDPATGNIDPSSVAALIGPRTRAVIAVHLFGKPAAVERLRAITDRAGITLIEDCAQAYLAPVRPGEPDGPLVGTVGQLGCFSLQQYKHVTTGDGGLVTTADPELAARMRRFADKGWPRETGERAYLSFALNYRMTELVAAVAREQLRKLPGVVERRRVTAAEATKRLAGLTGLGLPADIGDHVYWYYPLLVEGLDEAGLARYAAALSAEGVPAVGGYLARPLYAEPVLREARTYGTSGYPLRDRAGYPDGLCPVAEDLVYRRLVVVPWNENYTAADVDDIAAAIAKVHAAVAP; this is translated from the coding sequence GTGGACGTCCTCGCGATCGACGGCGGCAACCCGATCCGGCCCGCCGACAGGCCGCTGCCGTCGGCCACCGACCCCGCCGGGCGGACCTTCGGCCCGGAAGAGGAAGCCGCCGCTGTGCGGGTGCTGCGCAGCGGCATGCTCTCCGGCGTGTGGGGGAGCGAGGTGCCGGCCCTCACGACGCAGTTCGCCCAACTCGTGGGTTCGCCTCATGCCGTCGCGTGCAGCAGCGGCACCGCCGCCCTGCACCTGGCCGTCGCCGCCGTCGACCCCGACCCGGGTGACGAGATCATCCTCCCGCCCATCTCCGACATGGGCACCGTCGCCCCGGTGATCGCGCAGAACGCCGTCCCGGTGTTCGCCGACGTCGACCCCGCCACCGGCAACATCGACCCGTCGTCGGTGGCCGCGCTCATCGGGCCGCGCACCCGCGCCGTCATCGCCGTCCACCTGTTCGGCAAACCGGCCGCGGTGGAGCGGCTGCGGGCGATCACCGACCGCGCCGGCATCACCCTGATCGAGGACTGCGCCCAGGCGTACCTGGCCCCGGTGCGCCCGGGGGAGCCCGACGGACCGCTTGTCGGCACCGTCGGACAGCTGGGCTGCTTCAGCCTGCAGCAGTACAAGCACGTCACCACCGGCGACGGCGGCCTGGTCACCACCGCCGACCCGGAGCTGGCCGCCCGGATGCGCCGGTTCGCCGACAAGGGTTGGCCCCGCGAGACCGGCGAGCGCGCGTACCTCTCCTTCGCGCTGAACTACCGGATGACCGAGCTGGTCGCGGCGGTGGCTCGCGAGCAGCTGCGCAAGCTGCCCGGTGTGGTGGAGCGCCGGCGGGTCACCGCGGCCGAGGCGACGAAGCGGCTGGCCGGGCTGACCGGGCTCGGCCTGCCGGCTGACATCGGCGACCACGTCTACTGGTACTACCCACTGCTGGTCGAGGGCCTCGACGAGGCCGGGCTGGCCCGGTACGCCGCCGCGCTGAGCGCCGAGGGCGTCCCGGCCGTCGGCGGCTACCTCGCCCGCCCGCTGTACGCCGAGCCGGTGTTGCGTGAGGCGCGCACGTACGGCACCTCCGGCTACCCGCTGCGCGACCGGGCCGGCTACCCGGACGGGTTGTGCCCGGTGGCGGAGGACCTGGTCTACCGTCGCCTCGTGGTGGTGCCTTGGAACGAGAACTACACCGCGGCCGACGTCGACGACATCGCCGCGGCGATCGCGAAGGTCCACGCGGCGGTGGCGCCGTGA
- a CDS encoding amidohydrolase family protein — protein MNGELLDCDLLIGRDIRTAVRVTAGELAATLAGTRISGGVAGSLRALLFDAPSGNDEAAAAAADHGWWPAAGVDLRDPLTALAEVERAAAAGVRAIRLAPARQEVPPTVPGLRAVVAAAVAHGLLVLAEGDLRLVGPALRGLGARVVFLDAHFYHLGDFILLAREEPGFHASTRLLGNPDGWELVAGSVGAERLVFGSRPGWFEAGAVLARLDTARLSPSELDLVTGQNLRRLLEGAS, from the coding sequence GTGAACGGTGAGCTCCTCGACTGCGACCTGCTCATCGGCCGCGACATCCGCACCGCCGTCCGGGTCACCGCCGGCGAGCTGGCCGCCACGCTGGCCGGCACCCGCATCTCCGGCGGTGTGGCCGGCTCGCTGCGGGCGTTGCTGTTCGACGCACCGAGCGGCAACGACGAGGCGGCCGCGGCCGCTGCGGACCACGGATGGTGGCCGGCCGCCGGCGTGGACCTGCGCGACCCGTTGACCGCGCTGGCCGAAGTGGAACGGGCGGCCGCCGCCGGGGTGCGGGCGATCCGGCTGGCACCGGCGCGCCAGGAGGTGCCGCCGACGGTGCCGGGCCTGCGCGCCGTCGTCGCGGCGGCGGTGGCGCACGGGCTACTGGTGCTCGCCGAGGGCGACCTCCGGCTGGTCGGGCCCGCGCTGCGCGGTCTCGGTGCGCGGGTCGTCTTCCTGGACGCCCACTTCTACCACCTGGGCGACTTCATCCTGCTGGCCCGCGAGGAGCCCGGCTTCCACGCCTCCACCCGGCTGCTCGGCAACCCGGACGGCTGGGAGCTCGTGGCCGGCTCGGTGGGTGCCGAACGGCTGGTGTTCGGCAGCCGGCCCGGCTGGTTCGAGGCCGGCGCCGTGCTGGCCCGGCTGGACACCGCGCGGCTGTCCCCGTCCGAACTGGACCTGGTGACGGGGCAGAACCTACGCCGGCTGCTGGAGGGGGCATCGTGA
- a CDS encoding amidohydrolase family protein — MIVDVHGHWGPWFFSSDVGDAAENLRVMDTYGIDVQLVSAVEAVVYDPSSGNEALIPVLRAQPRLRGLFVVDPRDLDLAARQLAELLPTGLFVGAKIHTHYAGTPGGAPGMAAALELLATHDLPALVHTWGEEVVGLADVVAAVEGARVVAAHLGGPAWPLVPEAAERTDRLWFEPCWSTPAAGRVRWVLDRIGAHRLMFGSDATLIDPSVTLAAVQAAELTPAEEELVMWRNAVDVFRLPPPK, encoded by the coding sequence GTGATCGTCGACGTGCACGGCCACTGGGGCCCGTGGTTCTTCTCCAGCGATGTCGGTGACGCCGCCGAGAACCTGCGCGTCATGGACACCTATGGCATCGACGTGCAGCTCGTGTCGGCCGTCGAGGCGGTCGTCTACGACCCGTCGAGCGGCAACGAGGCCTTGATCCCGGTGCTGCGCGCACAGCCGCGGCTACGCGGGCTGTTCGTCGTCGACCCGCGTGATCTCGACCTCGCCGCGCGGCAGCTGGCCGAGCTGCTGCCGACGGGGTTGTTCGTCGGCGCGAAGATCCACACCCACTACGCCGGCACACCCGGTGGCGCACCGGGCATGGCCGCGGCGCTGGAGCTGCTGGCCACACACGACCTGCCCGCGCTGGTGCACACGTGGGGCGAGGAGGTCGTCGGCCTGGCCGACGTCGTGGCCGCGGTGGAGGGCGCCCGGGTAGTGGCAGCACATCTCGGCGGGCCGGCCTGGCCGCTGGTCCCCGAGGCGGCCGAGCGGACCGACCGATTGTGGTTCGAGCCGTGCTGGTCCACCCCCGCCGCCGGCCGGGTGCGCTGGGTGCTGGACCGCATCGGCGCGCACCGGCTGATGTTCGGCAGCGACGCCACCCTGATCGACCCGTCGGTCACGCTCGCCGCGGTACAGGCGGCGGAACTCACCCCCGCCGAGGAGGAGCTCGTCATGTGGCGCAACGCCGTGGACGTCTTCCGCCTGCCGCCCCCGAAATGA
- the thyX gene encoding FAD-dependent thymidylate synthase, whose translation MRTVEPEVHLIARPDFDYDEVARYLADVGGENWLERVDRGELDDAQNLAEFAGRICYRSWEPGLNPNVSRIRSDQTQYLQNILSSAHGSVLEHVNFSFVLHNVSRVATHELVRHRAGVAVSQESLRFVRLDDLPFWFPEWAREDDELMKRATALLDQMEQFQLWMAEHFGLDEEGVKFSEKKAKTSFMRRFAPEGVATGLVWTANVRTLRHVIENRTAPGAEEEIRLLLGKVGDIMVKEAPALFGDYTVEEGVWTPGWRKV comes from the coding sequence GTGCGCACCGTCGAACCCGAAGTCCACCTCATCGCCCGTCCCGATTTCGACTACGACGAGGTCGCCCGCTACCTCGCCGACGTGGGCGGCGAGAACTGGCTGGAACGGGTCGACCGCGGCGAGCTCGACGACGCGCAGAACCTAGCCGAGTTCGCCGGGCGCATCTGCTACCGGTCGTGGGAGCCGGGGCTGAACCCGAACGTCAGCCGCATCCGCAGCGACCAGACGCAGTACCTGCAGAACATCCTGTCCAGCGCCCACGGCTCCGTCCTCGAGCACGTCAACTTCTCGTTCGTGCTCCACAACGTCAGCCGCGTCGCCACCCACGAGCTCGTCCGGCACCGCGCCGGCGTCGCCGTCTCGCAGGAGTCGCTGCGCTTCGTCCGTCTCGACGACCTCCCGTTCTGGTTCCCCGAGTGGGCCCGCGAGGACGACGAGCTGATGAAGCGCGCCACCGCGCTGCTGGATCAGATGGAGCAGTTCCAGCTCTGGATGGCCGAGCACTTCGGGCTGGACGAGGAGGGCGTGAAGTTCAGCGAGAAGAAGGCGAAGACCTCCTTCATGCGCCGCTTCGCCCCGGAAGGCGTGGCCACCGGTTTGGTGTGGACGGCGAACGTGCGCACGCTGCGGCACGTCATCGAGAACCGCACCGCACCGGGCGCGGAGGAGGAGATCCGCCTGCTGCTCGGCAAGGTCGGCGACATCATGGTCAAGGAAGCGCCGGCGCTGTTCGGCGACTACACCGTCGAGGAGGGCGTGTGGACGCCCGGCTGGCGGAAGGTCTAA
- a CDS encoding NAD-dependent epimerase/dehydratase family protein, translated as MNVLVIGGSGMVGSHTVPHLAGSHRVRVLDRRPVSADGVEWLEGDARSADDVARGVDGVDGVVHMAAVVPRAEQYDPATVHAAYEVNVASLHLAMSLAAAAGVRAFVHISTMSVFRRYGTDVIDPLAATPDAVQPYGLTKRLGEQVVRALAPELGITACSLRLIYPTPDADWPLWRAPEGTPPRPMTMRDGRTPIATLATSDLAGAIDCALAYTGPYRAFTATADVAGTSVVPDDTQHVLGWKPARVLAPE; from the coding sequence ATGAACGTACTGGTGATCGGCGGCTCCGGCATGGTGGGCAGCCACACCGTCCCGCACCTGGCCGGCAGCCACAGGGTGCGGGTCCTCGACCGGCGGCCGGTCTCCGCGGACGGCGTCGAATGGCTCGAGGGCGATGCCCGTTCCGCCGACGACGTCGCCCGTGGGGTGGACGGCGTCGACGGCGTCGTGCACATGGCCGCGGTCGTGCCGCGCGCCGAGCAGTACGACCCGGCCACCGTTCACGCCGCCTACGAGGTCAACGTCGCATCCTTGCACCTGGCGATGTCGCTGGCGGCGGCCGCGGGCGTCCGCGCGTTCGTGCACATCAGCACCATGTCGGTGTTCCGGCGCTACGGCACCGACGTCATCGATCCGCTGGCCGCCACCCCGGACGCCGTGCAGCCGTACGGGCTGACCAAGCGGCTGGGCGAGCAGGTGGTGCGCGCGCTGGCCCCCGAGTTGGGCATCACCGCCTGTTCGCTGCGGCTGATCTACCCCACCCCGGACGCCGACTGGCCACTGTGGCGCGCGCCCGAAGGGACGCCTCCGCGGCCCATGACCATGCGCGACGGCCGCACCCCCATCGCGACCCTGGCCACCAGCGACCTGGCCGGCGCGATCGATTGCGCGCTGGCCTACACCGGGCCGTACCGCGCCTTCACCGCCACCGCGGACGTCGCCGGCACCTCCGTCGTCCCCGACGACACCCAGCACGTTCTCGGCTGGAAGCCGGCCCGCGTCCTGGCCCCCGAATGA
- a CDS encoding PQQ-binding-like beta-propeller repeat protein gives MRTLLSGSAVAVLAVVATAGAAAAPAAEPAESAGPASAADGTLSGDVTSLGTPLQDVLLIGGTVAPGPGGEPAALWSASSGVPAHLNAVDPATGTAIGRFDLPGAGGSWAVDAGPDGEVYVGTYGDAGLYRWTAANGVEALGNPVAGETFVWDVSVAPDGRVYGGTSPGGKLFGFDPATGAFRDYGRLSDTHSYVRSVAVHGDSVFAGTENPGAVFQVDRATGATVALPPPDGIDLSTAWAYDVDVVGDHLYVRFGSASPSPLFVWDITAGTWVDRIDAAHGLEPSPADDEGRVHLIAGGELVRYDPRDGSVAATGMPVTGRVANTRGIGWAELGLPDYPGRSIVGLLWRGLMFRYNPATGAHSFVQTTIEGEPIDITALSEGPDGRIYAGGFLNGGFAAIDPDTGEREEFHTFSQSEAMTQHAGRLYIGAYPEARVYAYDPALPWHSPEYSPSPDPGVADNPRRLFDFAADRQIRPRALASAGNHLAVGTMPDLGELGGVFALYDAGTGELVHAERNLVTDESIVALTYRDGVVYGSTSIYGGQSATPPTQPEATVFAWSVADRELLWELPAAPGKPSIGALTFDADGRLWGISGDQLFAIDVATAQVVERVSLGSSTSSSGDLVFNPVDGHLYATPGNRRLVGIDPATLASTILHTGTVSHLAAHSSGDVYLSSGHELLRYTPRCTTTVTGTHRGALVAGSGTLCLTDARVLGSVTVGAGAGLRVSGGSVTGSITVRGASPVEIVGTTIRGSVTIDDSPAPAPVVSGTTITGSLSCSGNAEPPTDDGVANEVRGSRTGQCATL, from the coding sequence ATGAGAACACTCCTGTCCGGTTCGGCCGTCGCCGTCCTCGCGGTCGTCGCGACCGCGGGTGCCGCCGCCGCACCGGCCGCCGAGCCCGCCGAATCCGCTGGGCCCGCGTCTGCCGCGGACGGCACCCTCTCCGGAGACGTCACCTCGCTCGGCACGCCGCTGCAGGACGTCCTGCTCATCGGCGGCACCGTCGCACCCGGACCCGGCGGCGAACCGGCGGCCCTCTGGAGCGCGTCATCCGGCGTGCCCGCGCACCTCAACGCCGTCGATCCGGCCACCGGCACGGCGATCGGCCGGTTCGACCTCCCCGGCGCCGGCGGCTCGTGGGCCGTCGACGCAGGCCCGGACGGCGAGGTCTACGTCGGCACGTACGGCGACGCCGGCCTGTATCGATGGACCGCGGCGAACGGGGTGGAGGCGCTGGGCAACCCCGTCGCCGGCGAGACCTTCGTCTGGGACGTCTCGGTGGCTCCCGACGGCCGGGTATACGGCGGCACGTCACCGGGCGGCAAGCTCTTCGGTTTCGACCCGGCCACCGGCGCCTTCCGCGACTACGGGCGGCTGTCTGACACCCACAGCTATGTGCGCAGTGTCGCCGTGCACGGTGACTCGGTCTTCGCCGGCACCGAGAACCCCGGTGCCGTCTTCCAGGTCGACCGGGCGACCGGCGCCACCGTCGCGCTGCCGCCGCCGGACGGCATCGACCTCAGCACGGCCTGGGCGTACGACGTCGACGTCGTGGGCGACCACCTGTACGTCCGCTTCGGCAGCGCGTCGCCGAGCCCCCTGTTCGTCTGGGACATCACCGCCGGCACCTGGGTCGACCGGATCGATGCCGCTCACGGTCTGGAGCCCTCCCCGGCCGACGACGAAGGCCGCGTCCACCTGATCGCCGGCGGCGAGCTGGTGCGCTACGACCCGCGCGACGGCAGCGTCGCCGCCACCGGCATGCCCGTCACGGGCCGGGTCGCGAACACCCGGGGCATCGGCTGGGCCGAGCTCGGCCTGCCGGACTATCCCGGGCGCAGCATCGTCGGGCTGCTCTGGCGCGGCCTGATGTTCCGGTACAACCCCGCCACCGGCGCCCACTCGTTCGTCCAGACCACGATCGAGGGCGAACCCATCGACATCACCGCGCTGTCCGAGGGTCCCGACGGGCGGATTTACGCCGGCGGATTCCTCAACGGCGGCTTCGCCGCGATCGACCCGGACACCGGCGAGCGCGAGGAGTTCCACACCTTCTCGCAGAGCGAGGCGATGACCCAGCACGCCGGCAGGCTGTACATCGGCGCCTACCCGGAGGCGCGCGTCTACGCCTACGACCCCGCCCTGCCGTGGCACAGCCCGGAGTACTCGCCGTCGCCCGATCCCGGCGTCGCCGACAATCCGCGGCGACTCTTCGACTTCGCGGCCGACCGGCAGATCCGTCCCCGCGCGCTGGCATCGGCCGGCAACCACCTGGCCGTGGGCACCATGCCGGACCTGGGTGAGCTGGGTGGGGTGTTCGCGCTGTACGACGCCGGCACCGGCGAGCTGGTGCACGCCGAACGGAACCTCGTGACGGACGAGAGCATCGTCGCGCTCACCTACCGCGACGGCGTCGTCTACGGCTCCACCAGCATCTACGGCGGCCAGAGCGCCACCCCGCCGACCCAGCCGGAGGCGACCGTCTTCGCCTGGTCGGTGGCCGACCGGGAACTGCTGTGGGAGCTTCCGGCCGCGCCCGGCAAGCCCAGCATCGGCGCGCTCACGTTCGACGCGGACGGCCGCCTGTGGGGCATCTCCGGCGATCAGCTGTTCGCCATCGACGTCGCGACGGCACAGGTCGTGGAACGCGTGAGCCTGGGCTCGTCCACCAGCAGCTCCGGCGATCTCGTGTTCAACCCCGTCGACGGGCACCTCTACGCCACCCCCGGGAACCGCCGCCTGGTCGGGATCGACCCGGCCACGCTGGCCAGCACCATCCTGCACACCGGCACGGTGTCCCACCTGGCGGCGCACTCGAGCGGCGACGTCTACCTCTCCTCCGGACACGAGCTGTTGCGCTACACCCCGCGCTGCACGACGACCGTCACCGGCACCCATCGCGGCGCCCTGGTGGCCGGCTCCGGCACCCTGTGCCTCACCGACGCGCGGGTGCTCGGGTCGGTGACCGTCGGCGCCGGCGCCGGACTGCGGGTCAGCGGCGGCTCCGTCACCGGGTCGATCACCGTGCGGGGCGCCTCGCCGGTGGAGATCGTCGGCACGACCATCAGGGGTTCGGTGACCATCGACGACAGCCCGGCGCCGGCGCCGGTCGTGTCCGGAACGACCATCACCGGGTCGCTGTCGTGCTCCGGCAATGCCGAACCGCCCACCGACGACGGTGTCGCGAACGAGGTCCGCGGCTCGCGCACCGGCCAGTGTGCGACGCTGTGA
- a CDS encoding dihydrodipicolinate synthase family protein, protein MANSRDVTELTGRLRWSLVAAAATPMRPDGRTDPDVCEAYFRHLVGSGASALAIGAHTGRGARLDVSTKAELVRRAAAIGVPVVAGVGGSVDGPDADLEWAGAAAAAGADTLLVSPPIDLDADAVVAHYDQLWEASDLPLIAFDLYSQPFTPALLDRLLDHPGVAAFKPARLFDAVACQEGIAAARARGRLVLTGEDRMFGPSLMWGAEGALVGLAAAAAQVSAAAVETFASAVHTSARDAAARFLEVSAVVDELARVTFRPPYDGYVQRMLWLAVDEGAVPEEFAIDPYRPAELEDAERDEVVRVVRQCRDQVRR, encoded by the coding sequence GTGGCGAACTCTCGAGACGTGACGGAGCTGACCGGGCGGCTGCGGTGGTCGCTGGTGGCCGCAGCCGCCACCCCGATGCGGCCCGACGGGCGCACCGATCCGGACGTCTGCGAGGCATATTTCCGGCACCTCGTCGGCTCCGGCGCGAGCGCGCTCGCGATCGGAGCGCACACCGGCCGCGGCGCCCGGTTGGACGTCTCCACCAAAGCGGAGCTCGTCCGCCGGGCGGCCGCGATCGGGGTGCCGGTGGTGGCGGGCGTCGGCGGCAGTGTCGACGGCCCCGACGCCGACCTGGAGTGGGCCGGCGCCGCCGCGGCCGCTGGCGCCGACACGCTGCTCGTATCCCCGCCCATCGACCTCGACGCCGACGCCGTCGTCGCGCACTACGACCAGCTGTGGGAGGCCAGCGACCTGCCACTGATCGCGTTCGACCTGTATTCGCAGCCCTTCACCCCGGCGCTGCTGGACCGGCTGCTGGACCACCCCGGCGTGGCGGCGTTCAAGCCCGCCCGGCTGTTCGACGCCGTCGCCTGCCAAGAGGGCATCGCCGCCGCCCGCGCCCGCGGCCGGCTGGTGCTCACCGGCGAGGACCGCATGTTCGGCCCGTCGCTCATGTGGGGTGCCGAGGGGGCCTTGGTGGGGCTCGCGGCTGCCGCGGCGCAGGTGTCCGCGGCGGCGGTCGAGACGTTCGCATCGGCCGTGCACACGTCGGCCCGGGATGCCGCCGCGCGCTTCCTGGAGGTGTCGGCCGTCGTGGACGAGCTGGCCCGGGTGACCTTCCGGCCACCGTACGACGGATACGTGCAGCGGATGCTGTGGCTGGCGGTCGACGAAGGTGCGGTGCCCGAGGAGTTCGCCATCGACCCCTACCGTCCCGCTGAACTCGAGGACGCCGAGCGGGACGAGGTCGTCCGCGTCGTGCGGCAGTGCCGCGACCAGGTGCGCCGGTGA
- a CDS encoding replication-associated recombination protein A: MEQEGLFGGAAPVVPAGSLSGADDDVAGKPLAVRMRPRTLDEIVGQQQLLGAGTPLRRLVEQDQPMSLVLWGPPGTGKTTLAYVVSRATKRRFVELSAVTAGVKDVRSVIDGARRELVRSGTGTVLFVDEVHRFSKTQQDALLPGVENRWVSLVAATTENPHFALINPLLSRSLLLTLEPLDDDAIREVMRRALTEERGLGGAVTIDDDAHDHLLRLAGGDARRALTYLEAAAGGAEDGTITLEVAERAVDRAAVRYDRDGDQHYDVTSAMIKSIRGSDVDAGLHYLARMAEAGEDPRFLARRLVILASEDIGMADPTALQTAVAGAQAVQLIGWPEAQITLAQVVIALALAPKSNSVVRAIGAAVADVRAGLSGAVPPHLRDAHYSGSKKLGHGTTYAYAHDDPRGVVRQQYAPDSVQDKQYYEPGTRGAERDYAERYTRLRQIVRGE; this comes from the coding sequence ATGGAGCAGGAGGGTCTCTTCGGCGGCGCGGCGCCGGTAGTGCCGGCCGGCTCGTTGTCCGGTGCGGACGACGACGTCGCGGGCAAGCCGCTGGCGGTACGGATGCGTCCGCGCACCCTCGACGAGATCGTCGGGCAGCAGCAGTTGCTCGGCGCCGGCACTCCGCTGCGCCGGCTGGTCGAGCAGGACCAGCCGATGTCGCTGGTGCTGTGGGGGCCGCCGGGCACCGGCAAGACCACGCTGGCCTATGTGGTCAGCCGGGCCACCAAGCGGCGGTTCGTGGAACTGTCGGCGGTCACCGCCGGGGTGAAGGACGTGCGTTCGGTCATCGACGGCGCCCGCCGCGAGCTGGTGCGTTCCGGCACCGGGACGGTGCTGTTCGTCGACGAGGTGCACCGCTTCTCCAAGACGCAGCAGGACGCCCTGCTGCCGGGGGTCGAGAACCGCTGGGTGTCGCTGGTGGCGGCCACCACCGAGAACCCGCACTTCGCGCTGATCAACCCGTTGCTGTCGCGGTCGCTGCTGCTGACGCTCGAACCGTTGGACGACGACGCCATCCGCGAGGTGATGCGCCGCGCGCTCACCGAGGAACGCGGACTGGGCGGTGCGGTCACCATCGACGACGACGCCCACGACCACCTGCTGCGGCTGGCCGGTGGCGATGCCCGCCGGGCGCTGACGTACCTGGAAGCCGCGGCCGGTGGCGCCGAGGACGGCACCATCACGCTGGAGGTGGCCGAGCGGGCGGTCGACCGGGCCGCGGTCCGCTACGACCGCGACGGTGACCAGCACTACGACGTCACCAGCGCGATGATCAAATCCATCCGGGGCAGCGACGTCGATGCCGGGCTGCACTACCTGGCCCGGATGGCCGAGGCGGGGGAGGACCCGCGGTTCCTGGCGCGCCGGCTGGTCATCCTGGCCAGCGAGGACATCGGCATGGCCGACCCGACGGCGCTGCAGACCGCCGTGGCGGGCGCGCAGGCGGTGCAGCTGATCGGCTGGCCGGAGGCGCAGATCACGCTGGCGCAGGTGGTGATCGCGCTGGCCCTGGCCCCGAAGTCGAACAGCGTGGTGCGGGCCATCGGCGCGGCCGTCGCCGATGTGCGGGCGGGGCTGTCCGGCGCGGTGCCGCCACACCTGCGCGACGCGCACTACTCGGGGTCGAAGAAGCTCGGTCACGGCACCACGTACGCCTACGCCCACGACGACCCGCGTGGCGTGGTCCGCCAGCAGTACGCACCCGACTCCGTCCAGGACAAGCAGTACTACGAGCCGGGCACCCGCGGCGCGGAACGTGACTACGCCGAGCGCTACACGCGGCTGCGGCAGATCGTCCGCGGGGAGTGA